In one window of Rhodopseudomonas palustris HaA2 DNA:
- a CDS encoding flavin monoamine oxidase family protein, whose translation MTISRRRFLGATAGLAVAPMFGGRASAALPREVDVVVVGAGAAGIAAARRIAASGRKVIVVEAAAQIGGRCQTDTTSFDAPFDRGARFLHNPDSNPLVRLARSEGFEIAPAAPGQKVRIGRRNARARETEDLLATMVRASRALGDAARGRADVSCAAALPNDLGDWTATVEFVLGPVATGKDLKDLSAIDGFRAQDRNAIIGVRQGLGGLLARLAAALPVTLSTPVTRIVWSGRDIGVETASGKIAARAIILTASTNVLSSGAIAFSPELPKRQLDAAGKLGLGSYDRIALSFKGNPLGLSRDEMMIERSDSARTAVLSANVNGSSLCTVDVAGAFGRDLSAQGEAAMQAFAVEWLSKLFGSDIAAAIDRKAATRWNAAPYVQGAMSAAAPGGAASRKVLAEPLGNLFIAGEATSDLMWGTVLGAWESGETAADAALKRIGPAKPAAAAEKPQRKPKPRRRNQEATGSADRWPGSR comes from the coding sequence ATGACAATTTCCCGACGCCGCTTTCTCGGAGCCACCGCCGGCCTGGCCGTCGCGCCGATGTTCGGGGGCCGCGCATCGGCGGCGCTGCCGCGCGAGGTCGATGTCGTCGTGGTCGGCGCCGGCGCTGCCGGCATCGCGGCGGCCCGGCGGATCGCCGCGAGCGGCCGCAAGGTGATCGTGGTCGAGGCTGCGGCGCAAATCGGCGGCCGCTGCCAGACCGACACCACCAGCTTCGACGCACCGTTCGATCGCGGCGCGCGGTTCCTGCACAATCCGGACAGCAATCCGCTGGTGCGGCTGGCGCGCAGCGAAGGCTTCGAGATCGCGCCGGCGGCGCCCGGGCAGAAAGTCCGGATCGGCCGCCGCAACGCGCGGGCGCGCGAGACCGAGGACCTGCTCGCCACCATGGTGCGGGCCAGCCGGGCGCTCGGCGACGCCGCCCGCGGCCGGGCCGACGTGTCCTGCGCCGCGGCGCTGCCGAACGATCTCGGCGACTGGACGGCGACGGTCGAATTCGTGCTCGGCCCAGTCGCCACCGGCAAGGACCTGAAAGACCTCTCGGCGATCGACGGCTTTCGCGCGCAGGATCGCAACGCCATCATCGGCGTGCGGCAGGGATTGGGCGGGCTCCTGGCCCGGCTTGCAGCGGCGCTGCCGGTGACACTGTCGACGCCGGTGACGCGGATCGTCTGGAGTGGCCGCGACATCGGCGTGGAGACCGCATCGGGCAAGATCGCGGCGCGCGCGATCATTCTCACCGCCTCGACCAATGTGCTGAGTTCGGGCGCGATCGCGTTTTCGCCGGAGTTGCCGAAGCGCCAGCTCGATGCCGCCGGCAAGCTCGGGCTCGGCAGCTACGATCGGATCGCGCTGTCTTTCAAGGGCAACCCGCTCGGCCTGTCGCGCGACGAGATGATGATCGAGCGAAGTGACAGCGCCCGCACCGCGGTGCTGAGTGCCAATGTCAACGGCTCGTCGCTGTGCACGGTCGATGTCGCCGGCGCCTTCGGCCGCGATCTGTCGGCGCAGGGCGAAGCGGCGATGCAGGCGTTCGCGGTCGAATGGTTGAGCAAGCTATTCGGCAGCGACATCGCCGCAGCGATCGACCGCAAGGCGGCGACGCGCTGGAACGCGGCGCCTTATGTGCAGGGCGCGATGTCGGCGGCGGCGCCCGGCGGCGCGGCGTCGCGCAAGGTGCTGGCCGAGCCGCTCGGCAATCTGTTCATCGCCGGCGAAGCCACCAGCGATCTGATGTGGGGCACCGTGCTGGGCGCATGGGAGAGCGGCGAGACCGCCGCCGACGCCGCGCTGAAGCGGATCGGCCCGGCAAAGCCCGCCGCCGCCGCGGAGAAGCCGCAGCGCAAGCCGAAGCCGCGTCGCCGCAATCAGGAAGCCACCGGCTCCGCCGATCGCTGGCCGGGCAGCCGTTGA
- a CDS encoding YiiX/YebB-like N1pC/P60 family cysteine hydrolase, producing the protein MGIVFDAIGKVIAGYLQKEEPGYEPFTPSDPDHLRTIMQPGDVLLVEGNARISGIIKYLTQSTWSHAALYVGPIDGAAEPDGEPHVLIEANIGEGVSSSPLSRHLNYHTRICRPVGLSHEDRHTVCRYAINRIGFGYDTKNIIDLMRYLVPMPVPQRWRRRMIALGSGDPTKIICSALIAQAFDAVRYPILPKITKAGSRAARREILHIRDSSLYMPRDFDISPYFEVVKPTIVNGFDYTALHWADKQKPLAEVAGPFSTFQDGLDPAPPLVPAPADAEAAACDAQVMDTALHHQAPAPTPAREPAN; encoded by the coding sequence ATGGGCATTGTGTTCGATGCCATCGGCAAGGTCATCGCCGGCTATCTGCAGAAGGAAGAGCCGGGCTACGAGCCGTTCACGCCGAGCGATCCCGACCATCTGCGCACCATCATGCAGCCCGGCGACGTGCTGCTGGTCGAAGGCAATGCGCGGATCTCCGGCATCATCAAATATCTGACCCAATCGACCTGGTCGCATGCGGCCCTGTATGTCGGCCCGATCGACGGGGCGGCCGAGCCCGACGGCGAGCCGCATGTGCTGATCGAGGCCAATATCGGCGAGGGCGTCTCGTCGTCGCCGCTGTCGCGGCATCTGAACTATCACACGCGGATCTGCCGCCCGGTCGGCCTGTCGCACGAGGACCGCCACACCGTGTGCCGCTACGCCATCAACCGGATCGGCTTCGGCTACGACACCAAGAACATCATCGACCTGATGCGCTATTTGGTACCGATGCCGGTGCCGCAGCGCTGGCGCCGACGGATGATCGCGCTCGGCTCCGGCGATCCGACCAAGATCATCTGCTCGGCGCTGATCGCGCAGGCGTTCGATGCGGTGCGCTACCCGATCCTGCCCAAGATCACCAAGGCCGGCAGCCGCGCCGCGCGCCGCGAGATCCTGCACATCCGCGATTCGTCGCTGTACATGCCGCGCGACTTCGACATCTCGCCGTATTTCGAAGTGGTGAAGCCGACCATCGTCAACGGCTTCGACTACACCGCGCTGCACTGGGCCGACAAGCAGAAGCCGCTCGCGGAGGTAGCGGGCCCGTTCAGTACCTTTCAGGACGGACTGGACCCGGCGCCGCCGCTCGTTCCTGCGCCGGCTGACGCGGAAGCGGCGGCTTGCGATGCGCAAGTGATGGATACCGCCCTCCATCACCAAGCGCCCGCTCCGACGCCGGCCCGGGAACCCGCGAACTAG